A single Paracoccus pantotrophus DNA region contains:
- a CDS encoding cupin domain-containing protein, producing the protein MSDFDVGARLKELRSAANMSQRQLAEASGVPHGQISMIETGRSSPSVASLRKILGGLGVTMSEFFEPDLPQSPQPFFTPAELRDLTSRLYSAAQGPVGRMTLRQVGDARLHNLQILHERYEPGADTGETMLAHHGSEGGIVIAGEIELIVADQSRVLKAGDSYLFASTQPHRFRNISDREAVVVSACTPPYL; encoded by the coding sequence ATGAGCGATTTCGACGTGGGCGCGCGGCTGAAAGAGCTGCGCAGCGCGGCAAACATGTCGCAGCGGCAGCTGGCCGAGGCTTCGGGCGTGCCGCATGGCCAGATCTCGATGATCGAGACCGGGCGCTCCAGCCCCTCGGTCGCCTCGCTGCGCAAGATCCTTGGCGGGCTGGGCGTCACCATGTCCGAGTTCTTCGAGCCCGACCTGCCGCAAAGCCCGCAACCCTTCTTCACCCCGGCCGAGTTGCGCGACCTGACCTCGCGGCTTTATTCCGCCGCGCAGGGGCCGGTCGGGCGCATGACCCTGCGCCAGGTCGGCGACGCGCGGCTGCACAACCTGCAAATCTTGCACGAACGCTATGAGCCGGGCGCCGATACCGGCGAGACCATGCTGGCCCATCACGGCAGCGAGGGCGGCATCGTCATCGCCGGCGAGATCGAGCTGATCGTGGCCGACCAGAGCCGGGTGCTGAAGGCGGGCGACAGCTACCTCTTCGCCTCGACCCAGCCGCACCGCTTCCGCAACATCTCGGACCGCGAGGCGGTGGTGGTCAGCGCCTGCACCCCGCCCTATCTCTAG
- the gabT gene encoding 4-aminobutyrate--2-oxoglutarate transaminase: protein MESKQLIERRKAAVARGVGTRDIYAVRAENAELWTAEGRRMLDFAAGIAVNNTGHRHPKVIEAVQRQMQDFTHTCFHVAPYESYVALAERLNALTPGDFAKKTMFATTGAEAVENAVKMARAFTGRSGVIAFNGAFHGRTLLGMALTGKVAPYKAGFGTMPPEIHHAIFPNAMAGVSVAQAVAHLETLLASSIDPRRVAAIIVEPVQGEGGFNVAPPEFLAALRRICDSHGIVLIGDEIQAGMARTGRMFGFQHSGVAPDLVTMAKGLAGGFPLSAVTGRAEIVDAPAPGGLGGTYAGNPLAIAAALAVLEVIEDEDLCARAEEIGSAIRSRLQKLAERFSAIGDVRGLGAMNAFELVQPGDRSQPDAQLTAAIVAEAEARGLILLSCGTRYNVIRLLPPLTIPDAQLSEALAILEAAIEAALVPA, encoded by the coding sequence ATGGAATCGAAGCAGTTGATCGAGCGGCGCAAGGCGGCGGTGGCGCGGGGTGTCGGCACGCGGGACATCTATGCCGTCCGGGCCGAGAATGCCGAGCTTTGGACCGCCGAGGGCCGGCGGATGCTGGATTTCGCCGCCGGCATCGCGGTGAACAACACCGGCCATCGCCATCCCAAGGTGATCGAGGCGGTCCAGCGCCAGATGCAGGACTTCACCCATACCTGCTTCCATGTCGCGCCCTATGAATCCTATGTCGCCCTGGCCGAGCGGCTGAACGCGCTGACCCCCGGCGATTTCGCGAAAAAGACCATGTTCGCCACCACCGGCGCCGAGGCGGTCGAGAATGCGGTGAAGATGGCGCGGGCCTTTACCGGGCGCTCGGGCGTGATCGCCTTCAACGGCGCCTTCCATGGCCGCACGCTTCTGGGCATGGCGCTGACCGGCAAGGTGGCGCCCTACAAGGCCGGTTTCGGCACCATGCCGCCCGAGATTCACCACGCGATCTTCCCCAACGCCATGGCGGGCGTGTCGGTCGCGCAGGCCGTCGCACATCTGGAGACGCTGCTGGCCTCGTCCATCGACCCCCGGCGGGTGGCGGCGATCATCGTCGAGCCGGTGCAGGGCGAGGGCGGCTTCAACGTCGCGCCGCCCGAGTTCCTGGCCGCGCTGCGCCGCATCTGCGACAGCCACGGCATCGTGCTGATCGGCGACGAGATCCAGGCCGGCATGGCCCGCACCGGCCGCATGTTCGGGTTCCAGCATTCCGGCGTCGCGCCCGACCTGGTGACCATGGCCAAAGGGCTGGCCGGGGGCTTTCCGCTGTCCGCCGTCACCGGCCGGGCCGAGATCGTGGACGCGCCCGCGCCGGGCGGGCTGGGCGGCACCTATGCCGGCAACCCGCTGGCCATCGCCGCCGCGCTGGCGGTGCTGGAGGTGATCGAGGACGAAGACCTTTGCGCCCGCGCCGAGGAAATCGGCTCGGCCATCCGCTCGCGCCTGCAAAAGCTGGCCGAACGCTTCTCGGCCATCGGCGACGTGCGCGGGCTTGGCGCGATGAACGCTTTCGAGCTGGTGCAGCCCGGCGACCGCAGCCAGCCCGACGCGCAACTGACCGCCGCCATCGTGGCCGAGGCCGAGGCGCGCGGGCTGATCCTGCTGTCCTGCGGCACGCGCTACAACGTCATCCGCCTGCTGCCGCCGCTGACCATCCCCGACGCGCAGCTGTCCGAGGCGCTGGCGATCCTGGAAGCGGCCATCGAGGCGGCGCTGGTCCCGGCCTGA
- a CDS encoding LysR family transcriptional regulator: MFLRQRRFLPNLSLLLAFDAVMRTGSVTGAAQDLGLTQSTVSRLLQSLEAQLGQELFIRHKKRLTPTEAAERYFRDISAALDLIQRGSMSLIANPDGGSLDLAVLPTFATRWLAPRLPDFLSAHPGVSINLTTRFRRFNFDEEPFDAMIFYGRDDWPRAEHLKLFDERLTACASPDLLARRPVTAPADLAGMVLLQLPTRPDAWQAWFRGQGAEPPAPLDGMMMDQFSMMIQAAISGLGIALLPDYLARVEIAEGRLAPVLRQGVPGSGAYWLAWPARKAGLKPLAAFRDWLAARMALDGMG; encoded by the coding sequence ATGTTCTTGCGGCAAAGGCGCTTTCTTCCGAACCTCAGCCTGCTGCTGGCCTTCGATGCGGTGATGCGCACGGGTTCGGTCACCGGCGCGGCGCAGGATCTGGGGCTGACGCAAAGCACGGTCAGCCGGCTGCTGCAAAGCCTGGAGGCGCAGCTGGGGCAGGAGCTGTTCATCCGCCACAAGAAGCGCCTGACCCCGACCGAGGCGGCCGAGCGGTATTTCCGCGACATTTCCGCCGCGCTCGACCTGATCCAGCGCGGCAGCATGTCGCTGATCGCCAATCCCGACGGCGGCAGCCTGGACCTGGCCGTGCTGCCGACCTTTGCCACGCGCTGGCTGGCGCCGCGGCTGCCGGATTTCCTGTCGGCCCATCCGGGGGTTTCGATCAACCTGACCACCCGCTTCCGTCGCTTCAACTTCGACGAAGAGCCCTTTGACGCGATGATCTTTTACGGCCGGGACGACTGGCCGCGGGCCGAGCACCTGAAGCTGTTCGATGAACGCCTCACCGCCTGCGCTTCGCCCGATCTTCTGGCCCGGCGGCCTGTAACGGCGCCCGCCGATCTGGCGGGAATGGTGCTGCTGCAATTGCCGACCCGCCCGGACGCCTGGCAAGCATGGTTCCGGGGCCAGGGCGCCGAGCCGCCGGCGCCGCTGGACGGGATGATGATGGACCAGTTCTCGATGATGATCCAGGCGGCAATCTCGGGGCTGGGGATCGCGCTGCTGCCCGATTACCTGGCCCGGGTCGAGATCGCCGAGGGCCGGCTGGCGCCGGTGCTTCGGCAGGGCGTGCCGGGCAGCGGCGCCTATTGGCTGGCCTGGCCGGCGCGCAAGGCCGGGCTGAAGCCGCTGGCGGCCTTTCGCGACTGGCTCGCCGCCCGCATGGCGCTGGACGGCATGGGTTAG
- a CDS encoding acyl-CoA dehydrogenase, which translates to MRHDVTTKSHKGSPFSWSDPFLLEDQLTEEERMIRDTAAAFAADRLAPRVEAAYLNEETDPEIFREMGASGLLGVTVDEAYGGVGASYVAYGLVAREIERIDSGYRSMASVQSSLVMFPIEAYGSEAQKQKYLPKLASGEFIGCFGLTEPDAGSDPAGMRTVARKTQGGYVLNGSKMWISNAPIADVFVVWAKSEAHGGKVRGFVLDKGTPGLSAPKIEGKLSLRASITGEIVMENVEVGEDALLPNIEGMGGPFGCLNRARYGISWGAMGAAEDCWFRARQYGLDRHQFNRPLAATQLYQKKLADMQTEIALGLQASLRVGRLFDEGKFAPEMISIVKRNNCGKALEIARQARDMHGGNGIQIGYHVMRHAQNLETVNTYEGTHDVHALILGRAQTGIQAFA; encoded by the coding sequence ATGAGGCATGACGTGACGACGAAATCGCACAAGGGCAGCCCTTTCTCGTGGTCCGACCCGTTCCTGCTTGAGGATCAGCTGACCGAGGAAGAGCGGATGATCCGCGACACCGCCGCGGCCTTTGCCGCCGACCGGCTGGCGCCGCGCGTCGAGGCCGCCTATCTGAACGAGGAAACCGATCCCGAGATATTCCGCGAGATGGGTGCCTCGGGCCTGCTGGGCGTCACCGTGGACGAGGCCTATGGCGGCGTCGGCGCCTCTTACGTCGCCTATGGGCTGGTCGCGCGCGAGATCGAGCGCATCGATTCGGGCTATCGCTCGATGGCCTCGGTGCAAAGCTCGCTGGTGATGTTCCCGATCGAGGCCTATGGCAGCGAGGCGCAGAAGCAGAAATACCTGCCGAAACTGGCCTCGGGCGAGTTCATCGGCTGCTTCGGCCTGACCGAGCCGGACGCGGGCTCCGACCCCGCCGGGATGCGCACCGTGGCCCGCAAGACCCAGGGCGGCTATGTGCTGAACGGGTCCAAGATGTGGATCTCGAACGCGCCCATCGCCGATGTCTTCGTGGTCTGGGCCAAGTCCGAGGCGCATGGCGGCAAGGTGCGCGGCTTCGTGCTGGACAAGGGCACGCCCGGCCTTTCGGCGCCCAAGATCGAGGGCAAGCTGAGCCTGCGCGCCTCGATCACCGGCGAGATCGTGATGGAGAATGTCGAGGTTGGCGAGGACGCGCTGCTTCCGAATATCGAGGGCATGGGCGGTCCCTTCGGCTGTCTGAACCGCGCGCGCTATGGCATTTCCTGGGGCGCGATGGGCGCGGCCGAGGATTGCTGGTTCCGCGCCCGGCAATACGGGCTGGATCGCCACCAGTTCAACCGCCCGCTGGCCGCGACGCAGCTTTACCAGAAAAAGCTCGCCGACATGCAGACCGAGATCGCCCTGGGCCTGCAAGCCAGCCTGCGGGTCGGGCGGCTTTTCGACGAGGGCAAGTTCGCGCCCGAGATGATCTCCATCGTCAAGCGCAACAATTGCGGCAAGGCGCTGGAGATCGCCCGCCAGGCCCGCGACATGCATGGCGGCAACGGCATCCAGATCGGCTATCACGTCATGCGGCACGCGCAGAACCTGGAAACGGTGAACACCTATGAGGGCACGCATGACGTGCATGCGCTGATCCTGGGCCGGGCGCAGACCGGCATCCAGGCGTTCGCGTGA
- a CDS encoding CaiB/BaiF CoA transferase family protein, whose protein sequence is MDQPALKGLRVVELARILAGPWIGQTLADLGAEVIKVEAPEGDDTRRWGPPFIERPRADGTTERVAAYFHAANRGKRSVTCDFNDPADLERLRALIDQADVVIENFKLGGLRKFGLDYQTLSARNPRLVYASITGFGQDGPRAVQPGYDFLIQGMSGIMDLTGDPQGEPQKVGVAWIDIFTGLYGVIAVQAALAERARSGLGQHLDLSLLDCGVAVLANQATNYLLGGAVPHRLGNAHPNIVPYQLFPASDGHLIIACGNDRQFAALCRVLDLAGLATDPDYATNPARVANRARLVPLLADATCRFARSALIALLEEAGVPAGPVNDVAEALAEPQVQARGLRIAPEGIAGLRSPLRFSRSPLVTERAAPALGEGDWRFQG, encoded by the coding sequence ATGGATCAGCCGGCGCTGAAGGGGCTGCGCGTCGTCGAACTGGCGCGCATCCTTGCCGGGCCGTGGATCGGCCAGACGCTGGCCGACCTGGGCGCCGAGGTGATCAAGGTCGAGGCGCCCGAGGGCGACGATACCCGCCGCTGGGGCCCGCCCTTCATCGAGCGGCCGCGCGCCGACGGGACCACCGAGCGGGTCGCGGCCTATTTCCACGCCGCCAACCGCGGTAAGCGTTCCGTCACCTGCGATTTCAACGATCCCGCCGACCTGGAGCGGTTGCGGGCGCTGATCGACCAGGCCGATGTGGTGATCGAGAATTTCAAGCTGGGGGGGCTGCGCAAGTTCGGGCTGGACTACCAGACGCTTTCGGCGCGCAATCCGCGGCTGGTCTATGCCTCGATCACCGGCTTCGGGCAGGACGGGCCGCGCGCGGTGCAGCCGGGCTATGATTTCCTGATCCAGGGCATGTCGGGCATCATGGACCTGACCGGCGATCCGCAGGGCGAGCCGCAGAAGGTCGGCGTCGCCTGGATCGACATCTTCACCGGGCTTTACGGGGTGATCGCCGTGCAGGCGGCGCTGGCCGAGCGGGCGCGTTCGGGCCTGGGCCAGCATCTGGACCTGTCGCTGCTGGATTGCGGGGTGGCGGTGCTGGCCAATCAGGCAACGAATTACCTGCTGGGCGGCGCGGTGCCGCATCGGCTGGGCAATGCGCATCCCAATATCGTGCCCTACCAGCTTTTCCCGGCTTCGGACGGGCATCTGATCATCGCCTGCGGCAATGATCGACAGTTCGCGGCGCTGTGCCGGGTTCTGGATCTGGCCGGTCTGGCGACCGACCCGGATTACGCCACCAACCCCGCCCGCGTGGCGAACCGCGCGCGGCTGGTGCCGCTTCTGGCCGATGCCACGTGCCGCTTTGCCCGCAGCGCGCTGATCGCCTTGCTGGAAGAGGCGGGCGTCCCCGCGGGCCCGGTCAACGACGTGGCCGAGGCCCTGGCCGAGCCGCAGGTGCAGGCCCGCGGCCTGCGCATCGCGCCCGAGGGCATCGCCGGGCTGCGCAGCCCGCTGCGCTTCTCGCGCAGCCCGCTGGTGACGGAACGCGCCGCCCCGGCGCTCGGCGAGGGCGACTGGCGCTTTCAGGGCTGA
- a CDS encoding AraC-like ligand-binding domain-containing protein encodes MTLESYSTAAAAPPERAAHWSAIIADTYFPLQLSYRDPATFQGRLERRGMGQVSLSRLRTEPARYERVPGLIRQGEAEEYLVTIPSLAPVLFRQLGRDITCAPGGFIVERGDEPYRFAYQARNDLLVMKIARSALAERLRQPDRLCATVFDGREGLGGLFAETVRRAHALPADSAAADVLGRHLIELLALALDRQAETDGGAATAVRAAHLKRAQDAILRSLTDPALSPETVAAACGISKRYLHDLFGDTGTTVAQFIREARLKAARDMLQMPGDLSLAAVAYRFGFSDQAQFSRLFRAMFGQTPSGYRAACRAGRQG; translated from the coding sequence ATGACCCTGGAAAGCTACAGCACCGCCGCGGCCGCGCCGCCCGAGCGCGCGGCGCATTGGTCGGCCATCATCGCGGATACCTATTTTCCGCTGCAGCTGAGCTATCGCGACCCCGCCACCTTCCAGGGCCGGCTGGAACGGCGCGGCATGGGGCAAGTGTCGCTGTCGCGGCTGCGCACCGAGCCGGCGCGCTATGAGCGGGTGCCCGGCCTGATCCGGCAGGGCGAGGCCGAGGAATACCTGGTCACCATTCCCAGCCTGGCGCCGGTGCTGTTTCGCCAGCTGGGCCGCGACATCACCTGCGCCCCCGGCGGCTTCATCGTCGAGCGCGGCGACGAGCCCTATCGCTTCGCCTATCAGGCGCGCAACGACCTGTTGGTGATGAAGATCGCCCGCAGCGCGCTGGCCGAAAGGCTGCGCCAGCCGGACCGGCTTTGCGCCACGGTCTTCGACGGGCGCGAGGGCCTGGGCGGCCTGTTCGCCGAGACGGTGCGCCGCGCCCATGCCCTGCCCGCCGATTCCGCGGCGGCAGACGTGCTGGGCCGGCACCTGATCGAGTTGCTGGCGCTGGCGCTGGACCGGCAGGCGGAAACCGACGGCGGCGCTGCCACGGCGGTCCGCGCCGCGCATCTGAAGCGCGCGCAGGACGCGATCCTGCGCAGCCTGACCGATCCGGCCCTGTCGCCCGAGACGGTGGCGGCGGCCTGCGGCATCTCGAAACGCTATCTGCACGACCTGTTCGGCGATACCGGGACCACGGTGGCGCAATTCATCCGCGAGGCGCGGCTGAAGGCGGCGCGGGACATGCTGCAGATGCCGGGCGACCTGTCCCTGGCCGCCGTCGCCTATCGCTTCGGCTTCAGCGACCAGGCGCAATTCTCGCGGCTGTTCCGGGCCATGTTCGGCCAGACCCCCAGCGGCTATCGCGCCGCCTGCCGCGCGGGGCGGCAGGGCTAG
- the capB gene encoding caprolactamase subunit beta, with product MTRPKPDPITLSVVRGVLETTQREMTLTLEQTARSSVFNLAHDYSTALFNHTPEMILQGQDIPIHLGSLIPAMKSVAKFFQGDIHEGDLILHNDPAHGGSHIIDTCMYYPVFYQGELVFWTVCKGHLTDIGGPVPAGYNPNATEIYAEGLRIPPVKLWDRGRPRHDVMNLILTNMRARRDQEGDFNALIGACQVGARNLVRLMDKYGKQVVQDCIAELLDMAEAHMRKLIAQVPDGTYTGTAVLEDAGHGFGDMDITATVTIQGDGCHIAISSPPQVPYFINSYEGNSHSGVYLGLMMFAQLPPPYNEGLYRCVTTDMGPRGTLCNAKSPAPHMNCTTTPMETLTDAVRLAFEQAAPAKVSASWGHANGCNIAGWDKRHDEEYVTMVLASIISGAGATASQDGWHACGPECCFGALTSGDIEMLEHSYPIIIHRYSLMQDSGGAGQFRGGSGTCWEVEPLDSPMTLVTFGEGRRIPAMGAAGARSTLIPPKVGRLEVTRGGETQVITENVIETIQPGERAANRNPGGGGYGDPYARPVEKVVEDVRNGLVSLEGARLDYGVVIADAATLAVDHAATAALRAA from the coding sequence ATGACCAGACCCAAACCCGACCCCATCACGCTTTCGGTGGTGCGGGGCGTGCTCGAGACCACGCAGCGCGAGATGACGCTGACGCTGGAACAGACCGCCCGCAGCTCGGTCTTCAACCTCGCGCATGATTATTCGACCGCGCTCTTCAACCACACGCCCGAGATGATCCTGCAGGGCCAGGACATCCCCATCCACCTCGGCAGCCTGATCCCGGCGATGAAATCGGTGGCGAAATTCTTTCAGGGCGACATCCACGAGGGCGACCTGATCCTGCACAACGATCCGGCCCATGGCGGCAGCCATATCATCGACACCTGCATGTATTACCCGGTCTTCTACCAGGGCGAGCTGGTGTTCTGGACCGTTTGCAAGGGCCACCTGACCGATATCGGCGGCCCGGTGCCCGCCGGCTACAACCCCAACGCGACCGAGATCTATGCCGAGGGGCTGCGCATCCCGCCGGTCAAGCTCTGGGATCGCGGCAGACCGCGCCATGACGTGATGAACCTGATCCTGACCAATATGCGCGCGCGCCGCGACCAGGAGGGCGATTTCAATGCCCTGATCGGCGCCTGCCAGGTCGGCGCCCGCAACCTGGTCCGGCTGATGGACAAATATGGCAAGCAGGTGGTGCAGGACTGCATCGCCGAGCTGCTGGACATGGCCGAGGCGCATATGCGCAAGCTCATCGCCCAGGTTCCCGACGGCACCTATACCGGCACGGCGGTGCTCGAGGATGCGGGCCACGGCTTCGGCGACATGGACATCACCGCCACGGTGACGATCCAGGGCGACGGCTGCCACATCGCCATCAGCTCGCCGCCGCAGGTGCCCTATTTCATCAACAGCTACGAAGGCAACAGCCATTCCGGCGTCTATCTGGGGCTGATGATGTTCGCGCAGCTCCCGCCGCCCTATAACGAGGGGCTCTATCGCTGCGTGACCACCGACATGGGGCCCCGGGGCACGCTCTGCAACGCGAAATCCCCCGCGCCGCACATGAACTGCACCACCACGCCGATGGAGACGCTGACCGATGCGGTGCGGCTGGCCTTCGAACAGGCGGCGCCGGCCAAGGTCTCGGCCAGCTGGGGCCATGCCAATGGCTGCAACATCGCCGGCTGGGACAAGCGCCATGACGAGGAATATGTGACCATGGTGCTGGCCTCGATCATCTCGGGGGCGGGGGCCACGGCCAGCCAGGACGGCTGGCATGCCTGCGGGCCGGAATGCTGCTTCGGCGCGCTGACCTCGGGCGATATCGAGATGCTGGAGCACAGCTATCCGATCATCATCCACCGCTATTCCCTGATGCAGGATTCGGGCGGCGCCGGCCAGTTCCGCGGCGGCTCGGGCACCTGCTGGGAGGTCGAGCCGCTGGACAGCCCGATGACGCTGGTCACCTTCGGCGAGGGCCGCCGCATCCCGGCCATGGGCGCGGCCGGCGCCCGTTCCACCCTGATCCCGCCCAAGGTCGGCCGGCTGGAAGTGACGCGGGGCGGCGAGACGCAGGTCATCACCGAAAACGTCATCGAGACCATCCAGCCCGGCGAGCGCGCCGCGAACCGCAATCCCGGCGGCGGCGGCTACGGCGACCCCTATGCCCGCCCGGTCGAGAAGGTGGTCGAGGATGTCAGGAACGGCCTCGTCAGCCTCGAGGGCGCGCGGCTCGACTATGGCGTCGTCATCGCCGATGCCGCGACCCTCGCCGTCGATCACGCCGCCACCGCCGCCCTGCGCGCCGCCTAA
- the capA gene encoding caprolactamase subunit alpha — MKHQYRLGIDAGGTFTDFILADREGGLRIFKALSTPQDPTLAIRNGLAVIEEETGIGPRDLVSNADLCINGTTVGLNALITHSGARTGLIATKGHEDSIEIRLGHKEDGYRYDPDYPPATMLVPRYLRRGISERVISTGAVHTPLNEDEVREACRHFLREGVESVAISFVWSVLHPDHELRAAEIVREMMPEARLTVGSQLYPQVREYTRTSTAIVNAYLAPILSRYVQAVDGYFQGLGARQPVRYFQSNGGLALGSVVSDQSVYAINSGPASAPRAALYLGEPYGLEDIITVDMGGTSFDITLTRDGQANVSKNIDFLRYRIGIPMIQVETLGAGGGSIGWIDSMGLMQMGPQSAGSEPGPACYGKGGERPTTTDANLVLGYLNPEGLVGGRLPLSVEKAREAIRKHLAEPLGISVETAAYGMFTIVNNNMVNAIRRVSVERGYDPRDFVLNCAGGATGAHITALAREMGIGKVLVSKLASGLCAFGQIISDVKYNYMAPIAAWLEGAEAARRLDETFARLEEKGRADLLADDFAPDRIGIRRSLDMRYVGQVHECTVSVDPFPIDEAALERLKAAFHARHEELYTYAEPHSPVEVVNVESAISGAVERPARMRIAQGAGAHAALSGTREMIFDASGRKHETPVYDGAKLGAGDVVTGPAVIQEVTTTIVIEPGWVAELDQNGVYVVTVASAAGAAPERAAALAEA; from the coding sequence ATGAAACACCAATATCGCCTTGGCATCGACGCCGGCGGCACCTTCACCGATTTCATCCTCGCCGACCGCGAGGGGGGCTTGCGCATCTTCAAGGCGCTCTCCACCCCGCAGGATCCGACCCTGGCCATCAGGAACGGCCTGGCCGTGATCGAGGAGGAGACGGGCATCGGCCCGCGCGACCTCGTCTCGAACGCCGACCTGTGCATCAACGGCACCACGGTCGGGCTCAATGCGCTGATCACCCATAGCGGCGCCAGGACCGGGCTGATCGCCACCAAGGGCCACGAGGACAGCATCGAGATCCGCCTCGGCCACAAGGAGGACGGCTATCGCTACGACCCGGACTATCCGCCCGCGACCATGCTGGTGCCGCGCTACCTGCGGCGCGGGATCAGCGAGCGGGTGATCTCGACCGGCGCCGTCCACACGCCGCTGAACGAGGACGAGGTGCGCGAGGCCTGCCGGCATTTCCTGCGCGAGGGCGTCGAATCGGTCGCCATCAGCTTCGTCTGGTCGGTCCTGCATCCCGATCACGAACTCCGCGCCGCCGAGATCGTGCGCGAGATGATGCCCGAGGCGCGCCTGACCGTCGGTAGCCAGCTCTATCCGCAGGTGCGCGAATATACCCGCACCTCGACCGCCATCGTGAACGCCTATCTCGCGCCGATCCTGTCGCGCTACGTGCAGGCGGTGGACGGCTATTTCCAAGGCCTCGGCGCGCGTCAGCCGGTGCGCTATTTCCAGTCGAACGGCGGGCTGGCGCTGGGGTCGGTGGTCTCGGACCAGTCGGTCTATGCGATCAATTCCGGCCCCGCCTCGGCGCCGCGCGCGGCGCTCTATCTGGGCGAGCCCTACGGGCTTGAGGACATCATCACCGTCGACATGGGCGGGACCAGCTTCGACATCACCCTGACCCGCGACGGGCAGGCCAATGTGTCAAAGAACATCGACTTTCTGCGCTATCGCATTGGTATCCCGATGATTCAGGTGGAAACCCTGGGCGCGGGCGGCGGATCGATCGGCTGGATCGACTCGATGGGGCTGATGCAGATGGGGCCGCAATCGGCGGGCTCGGAACCCGGTCCGGCCTGCTATGGCAAGGGCGGCGAGCGGCCGACCACGACCGACGCGAACCTGGTGCTGGGCTACCTGAATCCCGAGGGCCTGGTCGGCGGCCGCCTGCCGCTCAGCGTCGAGAAGGCGCGCGAGGCGATCCGCAAGCACCTGGCCGAGCCCCTGGGCATCAGCGTCGAGACCGCGGCCTATGGCATGTTCACCATCGTCAACAACAATATGGTGAATGCGATCCGCAGGGTTTCAGTCGAGCGGGGCTACGACCCGCGCGACTTCGTGCTGAACTGCGCCGGCGGCGCCACGGGCGCGCATATCACGGCGCTGGCGCGCGAGATGGGCATCGGCAAGGTGCTGGTTTCCAAGCTCGCCTCGGGGCTTTGCGCCTTCGGGCAGATCATCTCGGACGTGAAATACAACTACATGGCCCCCATCGCCGCGTGGCTGGAAGGGGCCGAGGCGGCCAGGCGGCTGGACGAGACCTTCGCCCGGCTGGAGGAGAAGGGCCGCGCCGACCTGCTGGCCGACGATTTCGCGCCCGACCGGATCGGCATCCGCCGCAGCCTGGACATGCGCTATGTCGGGCAGGTGCATGAATGCACGGTCAGCGTCGATCCCTTCCCGATCGACGAGGCGGCGCTGGAACGCCTCAAGGCCGCCTTCCACGCCCGCCACGAAGAGCTTTACACCTATGCCGAGCCGCACAGCCCGGTCGAGGTGGTGAACGTGGAAAGCGCCATCTCGGGCGCGGTCGAGCGGCCGGCGCGGATGCGCATCGCGCAGGGCGCAGGCGCGCATGCGGCGCTGTCGGGCACGCGCGAGATGATCTTCGATGCCTCGGGCCGCAAGCACGAGACCCCGGTCTATGACGGCGCGAAGCTGGGCGCGGGCGACGTCGTCACCGGCCCGGCGGTCATCCAGGAGGTGACGACCACCATCGTCATCGAGCCGGGCTGGGTCGCCGAACTGGACCAGAACGGCGTCTATGTCGTGACCGTGGCCAGCGCCGCCGGCGCTGCGCCCGAAAGGGCCGCGGCATTGGCCGAGGCCTGA